Within the Nicotiana tabacum cultivar K326 chromosome 11, ASM71507v2, whole genome shotgun sequence genome, the region TCTGGGGCGGAGCACTCGTAAAACGCCCTGGGCTTATGTGTGGGGCTTAGTTCCGTGAGACATACACCTCGGCCATCGGGGCTTACGCTCCGGAAACGCCCAACGCCCAGCGTACTGGGTTCGCCTAACAGAACTTTATGCAATTGTATGTAACTAACcttgtaaatcctcaaattttcttaataaatcattgactattcaaaattacttttttctcaatcataaatcattaagttgatagtattttatgtcataattaaaataaaaattattgcacgttatccactaagactgctatgatagttaattttaaataaatctttcatttaaaaagtatttatttattaacttttgttatgtctttactatataatagtccataatttttttataattatttttctaaatattattttttttacgtTTACAAGatacaatacttattaatttaatagaTCAATATTAGCTAGtaactatttacaaataattagttaCATGGTATtgtatggtgaattatgtgtcactttattaacttgttgaaatttaaaaataaatgatgctagagaatcatatttaaattgtgaattatgtttttatataaattctctttcaaatagaaagcatattaaataaaaggagtattttaagaaaaatatcaaattataatatTGAACTTCTTTCAAGATTGATACATATAAGATTTCATATCgaatacattacttttgatgtttgagttgtaaCGACATTGCAGTtaatttgcatattatgatatTTGTCATACTTTTCATATTATTCATagttgaattataatttataaatattttaaatggattatttgttataattttgtgattttaatgtaatttttataattattttttatattatactatcttaaaattcttgaaattagtaaaatttaaaaGATCCATGGGACTTACGCCCCATGTCTCAGGGCTTACGCCTCGCCTCGCCTCACGCTCCagccttttaaaacattgcacccgacccatattatccatggcttcttgaatatgatcactaatctcccaaacttgaggaaccttgagtctttacaaatataaaagttaaccaattagttatccattttctaagtggataatatggttcttatccatatttgacccaattttaaaaagttcattattcaaCCCATTTTTTTAGTAGATATAATATGGATGGATAATTGTTTTATTTATCCACTTCGCCACCACTACTTAAAATTTAGTActgttattatatatttacccAGAATCTCAGAAATGATAAAAGAACCACCTGAATATGTGACAAACAAAACCCACAATACCAAATTCAATATGTACACAAAATTTCACCTttaatgaaaagatagaaaatagaagaaaaaaatcacgaagattttttattattaaaacaaaaaaaattcacaAGTTATTTAcagtcaaaattttcaaaaacagAAATAATGagaaattgttaaaaaaaaataaaaaaaattaccggTGTTCTTCTTCAGTCCAAGGGGTACCCTTCTTCCTCTCAATTTCAGTGTTCTTCTTGTTTGATTCAACCGGATCATCCGTATAGGTCGGGAGTTCGATCCGACCCGAATCAATTTCCAATAGATCGTGAACGAGGTCATCGTAATGAGCGATTATATCCTCGGTTGTTTTTCCGGGTACATGATCGGCGATTAATTGCCACCGATCGGCGATATTTTCAGGGTACAGAACCAGGGCGTGTTCGAATAGCTTGTCCTCCTCCCTCGTCCATTTCGAcattgaattgaattgaattaTTCGGCGCCGTTTGAATCGCGCACTCGGGATTTAAAGAGGTTTTTGGTAATTGAAGGAATGGCCTATTACAGAGAGAGAAATGGGGGAGTTAAAGGAAATGTggtttatttttgtctttaaaccGGTTATTCAGAATGTTTTCCACATAATCAATcaactttaattgatttttggccttttttttatagtccataatatttaattttttcaaaattaattttcttttcaaaattatccTTGGATAAAGAGCCCAAGAgtgtttgttatatttttaatgcacaaattaaggttaatatagACAGTTTCACtattaattaatactaaaaggttaatttcttaatatatgtgaaaataaccaaaaaattaattaaagtagaCCGAGAGAGTAGGGAATAATATAGAGGCATGAAGTGTACCCGTAATGCACCATTAGATTTTTTCCGGTCTTATTGGTTTTTTTgggtcttttttttttaataaaatcttcctataaaaaaatatataatttgtactttaaatatttctttagtcaTAATAAATACAATTTATAAGATACTTCTcaagaaaataacacaaaatcTGAAAGagttattttatacaaaatataGTGTCACACTCACCGACAATGAAGAATAGAGCAGCTCAATTTCTACTCTTAGCAAATGTGTGTTAGTAGTTCCTGGTTACTTAGGTGAAGTAGATTTGTTTTTATCTGATAGGAAAGTTGGGATCATGTCCAactttagtttttgttttgttcacATATCTctttagtaaataaaaatattttaattactgAATAAAATATTTAAGTTACTCAAAATACACATTGCTCAAGATGTTactttgagaaaaaaaaattagaaatgtGCACATCTTATTATAACTAGTGCTTAGGAAAAAATTATATGTGAGtaaaattgtcatggtcaaaggcattgaaaaaagaagaaaaaagcaaCACAGTGCATTAAGCATCCCAATCACAAGGGTcaaagtcattaaaaaaatagaaaaagaccAACTTTACGTTATAATTTAAAACATGATCAATATGCATACAAGAAtaagaggagagaaaaaagaaaagtgaTTTAATTGAATTCCTTAATTGCAGTTGTTAATTATGGTTTGGGAcctttttaaaaagaaatatatataatttgttaaaaaattagttagttatgataaataataaattttaattaaagcagataaataactttataatatagtatatataaaaaattacacCCCTAACAGAGACCATCATTTGAAAAATAAACGCAGgaaaaccaaaaaggaaataaagagtGGGTCCAGTTTATCCACGTAAGCAAATTTGAAAGCCTGGTCCAAGCCCATCAATATTTCATTAGCCCAAAATGGACTTTACACAATACAAGCCCAATATCATCcacaaacacaaacacaaacCCTAATATAGTCTACTCCTCTTTTATTTCTGCTGAAATTACACTTTGCTCAGTTGCTGCCGCACACGACTGTGGTTCTTTCTCTTCAGAAATCTCTGTGAGTTTTTAGCTTTCTATTTTTAACATTACATTTGTTTTCTTTGCTCTCAATTACTGGAAAAATAATAATATGCTTTATGTGATCACGACTCTTTAGGATTGAGCAAATTGTTTACTTGCTAAAAGTTGTTAGAAAACATATGTTTAAGAATCCAATTTTTCTGTATTTTCTCTTTGTATATATGTCcgctttaaaaaaataatttggtgatttcttcccaaGACTTGGTGGCAGAGTTGCCCATATTTGTATTAGTTGTAAGTAGCAGTTATTAGGTGATTTAGTCGAGGTGTGCTCAATTTGGCACCGGTACAACCGTTATTGAAAAATGGAATCTAAGATGAATCCTCTGAATACTAATTGCTAAATGACCTGAATAATGTGGGATGAATAAGAGGATTGTTGTAGCCGAACCAAACTAATTTGGAGTTGAACTGGATTTGATTAGTAGTTGATAGAAGAAGAAAGTGGAGATACTGATTTCAAGGTCAGTATTTTTTGTTATCTGCATTGTTGTTTCTGAAGTTGAAAAACTTTGAACTATTGTGTATTGGCTATTAAGAATATTACAGCGATTAGTTCTTTAGGAAATTAAGAAACTCCAATGAGCATGTCAGTCAACTCGAAGTTTGAACAGTCTAGTGACGAGTGGTTGCAATCAGCTCATTTTGTTTTCTAGGATCATACTTACATCCCGTAATTGCAATTGCCTAATGATTAAGCTAGTGAGTTAACCAACAGGACGGAACAGTTATAGCAGGTTAGTCTGAGGATTTAGAAGGCTCCTGTCATATTAGTTGCCTAAGAGGAGATGCCTTTTCCCTGCCTATCCCCTTTCAAATTGATATGGACTCTGGAGATATATTTGCTTTCTCCATCTGCCGTCTGAGAACAAAAGAGAAGATGACAATGTGTTCTTTTAGATTCAGGCGCTGGTCAAAAAGGGTTTTCTTGAGCTTGGAAACTGTTGGCAGACCCGAGAGCATGTGTGTTTATGCCATTTAGATTGGGAATGTACGTTTCTCAGTGTTTGTAGAATATGCCTTACAGGTTCTTACTTCGTACGTTGAGATTCAATAAGTCGCAGCAATCTGATAGAAATAttcagctttttttttttggtgaaaatGAAGTATGCATCATCGAATATTCTTGTGATAGTGAAAAGATTAATGATGAATATCTGAAAAACATTAATATAACAGGTTTGGTCTGGGGAAACTCTGCAAGGATGGGTCGTGTACGCACTAAGACAGTGAAGAAGTCATCTCGACAGGTAATTGAGAAGTATTACTCCAAAATGACTTTGGATTTCCACACAAACAAGAAGATCCTGGAGGAAG harbors:
- the LOC107795181 gene encoding transcription factor SRM1 gives rise to the protein MSKWTREEDKLFEHALVLYPENIADRWQLIADHVPGKTTEDIIAHYDDLVHDLLEIDSGRIELPTYTDDPVESNKKNTEIERKKGTPWTEEEHRLFLIGLEKYGKGDWRSISRNVVVTRTPTQVASHAQKYFIRQQAMKKERKRSSIHDITTAVDTNPVPPQSSFQNQRGNFTM